One genomic region from Spirosoma sp. KCTC 42546 encodes:
- a CDS encoding DUF4160 domain-containing protein: MHIEQGDDVAKFWLEPVELESSYGFSAKEINQIRKLVVEYQVTLLQAWHGYFN; encoded by the coding sequence ATACACATCGAGCAAGGTGATGATGTTGCCAAATTCTGGCTCGAACCTGTTGAATTGGAATCTTCTTATGGCTTTTCAGCGAAAGAAATAAATCAAATCCGTAAATTAGTAGTAGAATATCAAGTAACGCTCCTGCAAGCCTGGCATGGCTACTTTAACTAA
- a CDS encoding four helix bundle protein yields MATLQRFEELKAWQKARLVSKEVYLITSQGPFAKDFDLKGQIRRASGSAMDNIAEGFERGGKGEFIQFLGMAKGSAGEVRSQLYRALDQSYITQTTFDSLYAQAEEVSRMITNLIAYLNRSTYKGNKYIVSEDLPDYNLELQTTNLKPEGL; encoded by the coding sequence ATGGCAACTTTACAGCGTTTTGAAGAATTGAAGGCTTGGCAAAAAGCTCGTTTGGTCTCAAAAGAAGTATACCTAATTACTTCGCAAGGACCATTTGCCAAAGATTTTGATCTTAAGGGCCAGATACGTCGTGCTAGTGGGTCAGCCATGGATAATATAGCAGAAGGTTTTGAGCGTGGAGGAAAAGGTGAGTTTATTCAGTTTCTGGGTATGGCTAAGGGATCTGCTGGAGAAGTAAGATCACAACTGTATCGGGCATTGGATCAATCATATATTACCCAGACCACGTTCGACAGTCTGTATGCTCAGGCCGAAGAAGTTAGTCGAATGATAACAAATTTGATTGCGTATTTGAACCGTTCCACTTACAAGGGGAATAAGTACATCGTTTCTGAAGATTTACCGGACTATAACCTCGAACTACAAACTACAAACCTCAAACCCGAAGGTTTATGA
- the lpxK gene encoding tetraacyldisaccharide 4'-kinase produces MKRLVVKWLLLPLSGLYGLVVDIRNWLFDSHLLKSYRPSVYSISVGNLTVGGTGKTPMIEFLIKRYVFSAVNGMGETATLSRGYGRKTNGFRIATGTDSAETIGDEPLQLYRKFGTQVRVCVGERRVDAILSLLRLHPETKRILLDDAFQHRAVRPHLSILLMDYNRPFYDDYAFPAGRLRERRKGARRADVVVVTKCPMNLWATEQERIARRIRRYTSPGVPIFFAGLSYSSPMTLATHQVATDLNPVVLVSGLANADPLEQYVRQTFGLRSHYRFADHYAYTRADLDVLLADLPAETVLLTTEKDWVKLDALLSPEERSTLPLFYLPVAVQFLAGQETEFTQFLDANALKNR; encoded by the coding sequence ATGAAACGTTTGGTAGTTAAATGGCTACTCTTGCCACTCAGTGGACTCTATGGACTAGTTGTTGATATTCGTAATTGGCTCTTTGATAGTCACTTATTGAAATCATATCGACCTTCTGTCTACTCCATTAGCGTTGGTAATTTGACCGTAGGGGGCACAGGAAAAACACCTATGATCGAATTTTTGATTAAACGGTATGTCTTTTCCGCTGTAAACGGAATGGGAGAGACGGCTACCTTGAGTCGAGGGTATGGCCGAAAAACCAACGGGTTTCGGATCGCAACAGGTACCGATTCGGCCGAAACAATTGGCGACGAACCACTTCAACTTTACCGGAAGTTTGGCACTCAGGTGCGGGTTTGTGTGGGTGAACGACGGGTCGATGCCATTCTGTCACTTCTGAGGCTTCATCCCGAAACAAAACGTATCCTGCTCGACGATGCCTTCCAGCACCGGGCCGTTCGGCCGCATTTGAGCATTCTGTTGATGGATTACAACCGACCCTTTTACGATGACTATGCTTTTCCTGCCGGACGACTACGTGAGCGACGGAAAGGAGCTCGTCGGGCCGATGTTGTGGTTGTTACAAAATGCCCAATGAATTTGTGGGCAACAGAGCAGGAACGAATTGCCAGACGGATTCGACGCTATACTTCCCCGGGAGTTCCTATCTTTTTTGCCGGACTGAGCTATAGTTCACCCATGACATTGGCAACCCATCAAGTGGCTACAGATCTTAATCCAGTTGTGCTGGTATCGGGGCTGGCCAATGCTGACCCACTTGAACAGTATGTTCGGCAAACATTTGGCCTACGTAGCCATTACCGATTTGCCGATCATTATGCCTATACAAGGGCCGATCTTGACGTACTTTTGGCGGATTTGCCGGCTGAAACAGTCCTGCTGACCACCGAAAAAGACTGGGTGAAACTTGATGCCCTGCTCAGCCCGGAAGAACGGTCCACCCTGCCGCTCTTTTATCTGCCAGTTGCTGTTCAGTTTCTCGCTGGGCAAGAAACAGAGTTTACTCAATTTCTGGACGCAAACGCCCTTAAAAATCGTTAA
- a CDS encoding GMC oxidoreductase has product MDPFQIQKAPTQFDVVIVGSGAGGGMAAYTLAKAGAKVALLEAGGYFDPADPKYITQLKWPWESPRRGASTTRAFGDFDAAWGGWDIEGEPYSAKQGTEFYWFRSRMLGGRTNHWGRISMRFGPDDFRRRSLTGIGDDWPITYDDLKPFYDRVDKMIGVFGSIETDFPNEPNGHFLPPPKPRLHELMLRKGAKSIGVPVIPSRLSILTKPINKDRGSCFYCSQCGRACQAYADFSSSSVLCIPAVKTGNVTLINGAMAREVLTDPKTGLATGVSYVDTRTLEEVTIKAKSVILSASTCETARLLLNSKSSRFPTGLANSSGVIGKYLNDSTGASRSGFVPALMDRKRYNEDGVGGMHVFTPWWLDNKKLDFPRGYHIEYGGGMGMPGYGFGGGIENMNGRFPGRDGKMKTGGGYGAGLKDDYRRFYGAYIGMAGRGEPIPLESNYCEIDPNSVDKYGIPTLRFHYKWSENEIKQAKHMQDTFEEIIHSMGGVPLGNKPGPENNYGLEAPGKIIHEVGTVRMGNDPQKSALNKWQQAHDVKNLFVVDAAPFVSQGDKNVTWTILASSMRTSEYLIDEVKKKNI; this is encoded by the coding sequence ATGGATCCATTTCAGATTCAAAAAGCACCCACCCAATTTGATGTAGTCATCGTTGGCTCAGGGGCTGGGGGTGGCATGGCGGCTTATACGCTGGCGAAAGCTGGTGCGAAAGTCGCGTTGTTAGAAGCGGGTGGTTATTTTGACCCGGCTGATCCCAAATACATTACCCAATTGAAATGGCCTTGGGAGTCACCCCGGCGTGGCGCGAGTACAACGCGTGCGTTCGGTGATTTTGACGCTGCCTGGGGTGGTTGGGATATTGAAGGTGAGCCGTACTCTGCCAAACAGGGTACCGAATTCTATTGGTTCCGGTCCCGGATGCTGGGCGGACGAACCAACCACTGGGGTCGTATTTCTATGCGCTTCGGCCCGGATGATTTCCGCCGTCGTTCACTTACCGGAATAGGCGATGACTGGCCAATCACGTACGACGATCTGAAGCCATTTTACGATCGGGTTGACAAGATGATTGGGGTATTTGGTTCGATAGAGACCGATTTTCCAAATGAACCGAACGGCCACTTCCTGCCACCGCCTAAACCCCGCCTGCATGAACTGATGCTTCGGAAAGGGGCGAAGAGTATTGGGGTTCCGGTTATTCCATCGCGCTTGAGCATCCTGACCAAACCCATCAATAAAGACCGTGGCTCTTGCTTCTATTGTAGCCAGTGCGGACGTGCCTGTCAGGCGTATGCCGACTTCTCGTCGTCGTCGGTACTTTGTATTCCTGCGGTTAAAACCGGTAACGTAACCCTTATCAACGGAGCTATGGCCCGTGAAGTGTTGACCGACCCCAAAACGGGTCTGGCAACAGGCGTAAGTTATGTGGATACCCGTACGCTTGAGGAGGTTACGATTAAGGCGAAGTCGGTTATCCTGAGTGCCAGTACCTGCGAAACAGCCCGGCTTTTACTGAACTCTAAATCATCCCGTTTCCCGACTGGACTGGCCAATAGCAGTGGCGTAATCGGCAAATACCTGAATGACTCGACCGGCGCTAGTCGTTCTGGGTTTGTTCCGGCTCTGATGGATCGTAAACGCTATAATGAAGATGGCGTAGGTGGTATGCACGTATTTACGCCCTGGTGGCTTGATAACAAGAAACTGGATTTCCCGCGCGGCTATCACATCGAGTACGGTGGTGGCATGGGTATGCCTGGCTACGGCTTTGGTGGTGGCATTGAGAACATGAACGGCCGGTTCCCCGGTCGGGATGGTAAGATGAAGACTGGCGGTGGCTATGGCGCAGGTCTGAAAGATGATTACCGTCGGTTCTATGGGGCTTATATTGGTATGGCTGGTCGTGGAGAACCGATTCCGCTCGAAAGCAACTACTGTGAAATTGACCCGAACAGCGTGGATAAGTACGGTATTCCAACCCTGCGTTTCCATTACAAATGGTCGGAGAATGAGATAAAGCAGGCCAAACACATGCAGGATACCTTCGAAGAAATCATTCATTCGATGGGGGGTGTTCCGTTGGGTAATAAACCAGGTCCTGAGAATAATTACGGTCTGGAAGCGCCTGGAAAAATCATTCACGAAGTCGGTACGGTTCGGATGGGTAACGACCCACAAAAATCGGCGCTGAACAAATGGCAGCAGGCTCACGATGTGAAAAACCTGTTTGTCGTTGATGCGGCTCCGTTCGTCTCGCAGGGCGACAAAAACGTAACCTGGACAATTCTGGCCAGCTCCATGCGTACCAGTGAGTATCTGATCGATGAAGTCAAAAAGAAAAATATATAA
- a CDS encoding helix-turn-helix domain-containing protein: MNLPADHIRLLFGLKLRQLRLDKGLSVSELAQKSGLSISYVTEIEKGRKYPKADKISALANAMQVDYDSLVSLKLSKKLEPISDLLRSKFLTEIPLELFGIDPSDLLELLAEAPAKVSAMIRTFMDIALSYNMSVERLYLTMLRSYQEMHDNYFPEIEAEADQFLSEFAPSDRPVEEALLVNLLKTRYDVRIEQFDTLTHPELVSLRSVYRPEQHTLHMNVGLSVEQRIFILAREVGFQFLHLKNRPYTYSWVEAESFEQILNNYKASYFAGAILIRRDALVTKVSQLFARETWSSEDFLQLISDFGATPERFFYRLSNVLPSHFGIDQLFFYRFNHVPGQTTFKLTKEMHLSRQQGPRGIVDEHFCRRWIAWTILQELQFLQQNKGFDGTLCHAQLSEYADSGSQYLIISVAHPFQPEFQQNMSVSMCFAVNDNLKSKMKFLNAPNGVASLTDIPFRVVNQTCERCGIFDCRERVAAPTVLQKKRQFEATKKAMEKLK; the protein is encoded by the coding sequence TTGAACTTACCTGCCGATCATATACGCCTGTTATTTGGCCTAAAGCTACGCCAATTAAGACTAGACAAGGGCCTGTCTGTCAGTGAACTGGCGCAAAAATCAGGCTTATCAATTTCGTATGTGACTGAAATTGAAAAAGGTCGTAAATACCCCAAGGCAGATAAGATTTCAGCCTTAGCGAATGCAATGCAAGTCGATTATGACTCGCTTGTTTCGTTGAAATTGAGTAAAAAGTTAGAGCCGATTTCGGATCTGCTTCGCTCAAAATTCCTCACTGAGATTCCCCTCGAACTCTTTGGCATTGATCCCTCCGACCTGCTCGAACTACTAGCCGAAGCACCCGCCAAAGTCAGTGCCATGATTCGCACGTTTATGGATATTGCGTTAAGCTATAACATGAGCGTTGAGCGACTGTACCTGACCATGCTTCGGTCGTATCAGGAAATGCACGACAATTATTTCCCGGAGATCGAAGCAGAGGCCGACCAATTTCTGAGCGAGTTTGCCCCATCTGACCGACCCGTTGAAGAAGCTCTGTTGGTTAATCTGCTCAAAACCCGTTATGATGTTCGAATTGAACAGTTCGATACCCTTACTCATCCGGAATTGGTTTCGCTGCGATCAGTGTATCGGCCTGAACAGCATACCTTACACATGAATGTCGGGCTATCGGTCGAACAGCGAATATTCATTCTGGCCCGCGAAGTGGGCTTCCAGTTTTTGCATCTAAAAAATCGGCCCTATACCTATTCCTGGGTTGAAGCCGAGTCGTTTGAGCAGATCCTCAATAACTATAAAGCCTCCTATTTTGCTGGGGCGATCCTCATTCGGCGTGATGCGCTGGTGACTAAAGTAAGCCAGCTGTTTGCCCGCGAAACCTGGAGCAGTGAGGATTTTCTTCAACTCATCTCCGATTTCGGGGCTACGCCCGAACGCTTCTTTTACCGATTGAGTAATGTGTTACCAAGCCATTTCGGGATAGATCAACTATTCTTTTACCGATTCAATCACGTACCCGGCCAAACTACGTTTAAGTTAACCAAAGAGATGCACCTTTCCCGGCAACAGGGGCCGCGTGGTATTGTGGATGAACATTTCTGTCGTCGGTGGATTGCGTGGACAATTTTGCAGGAGCTTCAGTTTTTGCAGCAAAACAAAGGTTTTGATGGTACGCTTTGCCACGCACAGCTCTCAGAATACGCTGATTCTGGCTCCCAGTACCTGATCATTTCGGTCGCTCACCCATTTCAGCCCGAGTTTCAGCAGAATATGAGCGTTTCGATGTGCTTTGCGGTGAACGACAACTTGAAAAGCAAAATGAAGTTTCTGAACGCACCTAACGGTGTGGCATCCCTGACCGATATTCCTTTTCGGGTTGTCAATCAAACCTGCGAGCGCTGCGGTATTTTCGATTGTCGCGAGCGCGTAGCAGCGCCAACTGTACTGCAAAAAAAGCGTCAGTTCGAGGCCACCAAAAAGGCCATGGAAAAGCTGAAGTGA
- a CDS encoding o-succinylbenzoate synthase, whose product MSLKADFLPYTLHFRFEAGTSRGTLTKKKSYIIRLFDDENPSIVGYGECGPLVGLSYDDRPDFDERLQQYCLEFNELDLQLFSWNIPIVLNQVISPQFPSILFGFETAMLDFLAGGQRIIRASDFTTGQRALPINGLVWMGSPAFMRQQIEEKLQAGYTTLKLKIGALDFEQECDLLAMIRDRFTSDQITLRVDANGAFKPDEALVKLERLATYDLHSIEQPIRAGQPDLLADLCRHTPIPIALDEELIGQMEYVHKFRLLKKIQPQFIILKPTLLGGLRHCDEWIELAGRLNIGWWITSALESNIGLNAIAQYTAQFKHLLPQGLGTGQLYYNNVDSPLFTSNGFLHYDSTKPWNFDPLTVDQSGAELS is encoded by the coding sequence ATGAGTTTAAAAGCCGACTTCCTACCATATACGTTGCATTTTCGCTTCGAAGCGGGTACGTCGCGCGGAACCCTTACGAAAAAAAAATCCTACATTATCCGGCTCTTCGACGACGAGAATCCATCCATTGTCGGCTACGGTGAATGTGGTCCTTTGGTGGGACTAAGCTATGACGATCGGCCTGACTTTGATGAACGACTTCAGCAATACTGCCTGGAATTCAACGAATTAGATCTTCAATTATTTAGCTGGAATATTCCGATAGTACTCAACCAGGTGATCAGCCCACAGTTTCCAAGCATATTATTCGGCTTTGAGACGGCCATGCTTGATTTTCTGGCTGGTGGTCAGCGTATTATCCGGGCCTCTGATTTTACGACGGGCCAACGGGCGTTACCCATCAATGGACTGGTCTGGATGGGTAGTCCGGCTTTTATGCGCCAGCAAATCGAGGAGAAATTGCAGGCAGGTTATACAACTCTAAAATTAAAAATTGGCGCACTCGACTTTGAGCAGGAATGTGACTTGCTGGCCATGATTCGGGATCGCTTTACGTCCGACCAGATTACGCTTCGGGTCGATGCGAATGGTGCCTTTAAACCTGATGAAGCATTAGTCAAGCTCGAACGGCTGGCAACTTACGATTTGCATTCGATTGAGCAACCTATCCGTGCGGGCCAGCCCGATCTACTGGCCGATCTTTGCCGCCACACACCCATACCCATAGCGCTGGATGAGGAACTCATTGGCCAGATGGAGTACGTCCATAAATTCAGGTTGTTGAAAAAAATCCAGCCGCAGTTTATTATCCTGAAACCAACGTTACTGGGTGGATTACGCCACTGTGATGAGTGGATTGAACTGGCTGGACGATTGAATATTGGCTGGTGGATTACCTCAGCACTCGAGTCGAACATTGGACTGAATGCCATTGCTCAATACACAGCCCAATTCAAGCATTTACTGCCACAAGGGTTAGGCACAGGTCAGTTGTACTATAACAATGTCGATAGCCCGCTGTTTACCTCGAACGGATTTCTGCATTATGATTCGACCAAGCCCTGGAACTTCGACCCGCTTACGGTTGATCAGTCTGGCGCTGAACTTTCTTAA
- a CDS encoding gluconate 2-dehydrogenase subunit 3 family protein: MKRRDSLKTLSLASFGLAVNPVEANVPEPPDPKPLKIPGGRQKHEAERDAKLHAEKFFTPHELQTVTVLCDIIIPADERSGSASQAGVPAFIEFMMKDQPRNQTPMRGGIKWLDNTCVKRYGKQFVLCTKAQQIDMVDQIAYPSKATPDMTQGASFFSMMRNMTASGFYTSQIGIKDLGYVGNVPNQWNGVPDDVLKQYGLAYEQREIDAWKE; encoded by the coding sequence ATGAAACGCAGAGATTCCTTAAAAACGCTATCGCTCGCCAGCTTTGGTTTAGCTGTTAATCCTGTCGAAGCCAACGTTCCTGAGCCACCAGACCCGAAACCCCTGAAAATTCCGGGTGGACGGCAGAAGCATGAAGCTGAGCGTGATGCCAAGCTTCATGCCGAGAAATTCTTTACCCCCCACGAACTACAAACCGTTACCGTTCTGTGCGATATCATCATTCCTGCCGATGAGCGGTCGGGGAGTGCCTCGCAGGCGGGTGTTCCGGCTTTCATCGAGTTTATGATGAAAGACCAGCCCCGCAACCAGACGCCTATGCGGGGTGGTATTAAATGGCTGGATAACACCTGCGTGAAACGCTATGGCAAGCAGTTTGTGCTATGCACCAAAGCGCAGCAGATCGACATGGTGGATCAGATTGCCTACCCGAGCAAAGCCACTCCCGACATGACGCAGGGCGCTTCGTTCTTCTCGATGATGCGTAACATGACCGCTTCTGGTTTTTATACCAGTCAGATCGGTATCAAAGATCTGGGTTATGTAGGAAACGTACCCAATCAGTGGAACGGTGTGCCAGACGATGTCCTGAAGCAATATGGTCTTGCGTATGAACAACGTGAGATTGATGCCTGGAAGGAATAA
- a CDS encoding putative porin has product MNRSLLVLFLMLGLVLRSLAQTGQMPGGFPGSFGGRQTMPASTTGNKGTGIIDDSTKVIYGPKSTRFVLEDDILNNRQKLYTLDTTMDEVHRFTYVQRSQNLYQDLGTLGTPIRPVFLQVPQQLGAQSGYYVFNPYAYQTKDVKYFNTKSPYTDMYIALGGNSQNILRFDMSQNINPRWNVGFDVQRFTSQKLFGTSGTNDSYKLLAQNWGLLLHTNYRSKNDKYTLLAHFNNMNHSLDEQGGVLPGLEADGTTPIIYNYTGDSRLRSGSSTVQGPHGWEIRNDWHVYHQYVLDKGFQLYHRFDYQTHKNFYQDDTLRLNQSVTPIDGSAAIRFYPTILGDTSRIFQLTRYRLLENQFGIKGNAQYKGSSFNYRAYLRIRSYNQTTHYNESRTSFNDYSTSRLETFVGGWLGYYFPDSLSRLTAEAEFGTNTKGNLLYRLKGELESKFLTAGYSSISTNPTLMQERYQSMVFFWRNDFRLPIFNHAYGKLNLHYRQLRIEPSLDYYLLSNYIYFDDKATPQQVDGSFSVLRTGLGYHFQLGKFLVSGQGYYTVQSRSDVLRIPPFFMNTRIQYEFLYAKVLYIQTGIDLHYKSSYFADAYMPVTQQFYLQNTEKVEGAILADLYANLRINRTRLFVKLTHANQGLPQAGYFVSPGFLQMRRGFSFGVDWYLFD; this is encoded by the coding sequence ATGAATCGGAGTCTTCTAGTTTTATTTTTAATGCTGGGCCTGGTGCTCAGAAGTTTGGCGCAAACGGGCCAAATGCCGGGTGGGTTTCCTGGAAGTTTTGGTGGACGACAGACAATGCCTGCTTCCACGACAGGGAATAAAGGGACAGGGATCATTGATGACTCTACGAAAGTTATCTATGGCCCAAAATCAACACGCTTCGTACTGGAGGATGATATTTTAAATAATCGTCAGAAACTGTACACCTTAGATACTACTATGGACGAGGTGCATCGGTTTACTTATGTGCAGCGAAGCCAGAATTTATACCAGGATTTGGGTACCCTGGGCACGCCCATACGCCCTGTATTTTTACAGGTTCCCCAACAATTAGGTGCCCAATCGGGCTACTACGTATTTAATCCCTACGCCTACCAGACAAAGGACGTCAAGTACTTCAATACAAAATCGCCCTACACCGATATGTACATTGCCCTGGGCGGAAACAGCCAGAATATTCTGCGCTTCGATATGTCGCAGAATATTAATCCCCGATGGAATGTAGGCTTTGATGTACAGCGATTTACATCGCAGAAACTATTTGGCACCAGCGGAACAAACGACTCCTACAAACTCCTAGCTCAGAATTGGGGACTATTATTACATACAAACTATCGTTCGAAAAACGACAAATACACTCTGCTGGCTCATTTTAACAACATGAACCACAGTCTCGATGAACAGGGTGGTGTACTGCCAGGACTGGAGGCTGATGGAACTACACCTATCATTTATAATTATACGGGAGATTCACGCTTACGAAGTGGCAGCTCAACGGTGCAGGGACCACATGGCTGGGAAATCCGGAATGACTGGCACGTTTATCACCAATATGTACTGGATAAAGGCTTTCAACTGTACCATCGGTTTGATTACCAGACCCATAAGAATTTTTATCAGGATGATACCCTCCGTCTAAATCAGTCGGTTACGCCAATTGATGGCTCGGCAGCTATTCGTTTTTACCCCACTATTTTGGGCGATACGTCGCGCATTTTTCAATTAACCCGATACCGATTATTGGAGAATCAGTTTGGTATAAAAGGGAATGCTCAATACAAAGGCTCTTCGTTTAACTACCGCGCCTATCTCCGCATTCGGAGTTATAACCAAACTACTCATTATAACGAGTCGCGTACATCGTTTAATGATTATTCAACTTCCCGGCTCGAAACGTTTGTGGGAGGATGGCTTGGTTATTATTTCCCGGATAGTTTATCACGCCTGACGGCTGAAGCTGAATTTGGCACGAATACCAAGGGAAACCTCCTATATCGACTCAAGGGAGAGCTTGAGAGTAAATTTCTAACGGCTGGTTATTCGTCAATCTCCACAAATCCCACGTTGATGCAGGAGCGGTATCAGAGCATGGTTTTTTTCTGGCGGAACGATTTCAGATTGCCAATTTTTAACCATGCCTATGGCAAGCTGAACCTTCATTACAGACAGCTTCGAATTGAACCGAGTCTAGATTACTACCTGTTATCGAATTATATTTACTTTGACGACAAAGCCACACCTCAGCAGGTCGATGGCTCGTTCAGTGTGCTTCGAACCGGACTAGGCTATCATTTTCAACTAGGTAAATTTCTGGTATCTGGACAGGGGTATTATACGGTTCAATCAAGGTCGGATGTGCTCCGGATACCGCCATTTTTTATGAATACCCGTATCCAGTATGAATTTCTATATGCCAAAGTCCTGTATATTCAAACCGGCATTGATTTACATTATAAGTCGTCTTATTTTGCCGATGCCTATATGCCGGTCACGCAGCAGTTTTATCTTCAGAACACGGAGAAGGTTGAAGGGGCCATACTGGCCGATCTATATGCCAATCTGCGCATCAACCGAACGAGATTGTTTGTAAAGCTTACCCATGCCAATCAGGGCTTGCCACAGGCGGGCTATTTTGTATCGCCTGGTTTCCTGCAAATGCGCCGGGGTTTCTCGTTTGGCGTCGACTGGTACTTGTTCGACTAG
- a CDS encoding DUF2442 domain-containing protein, which yields MATLTKNPETVFATDVWFEDSKLYVRLTDGREVGVPIDWYPCLRDASEVDLNNWRFIGRGQGIHWEALDEDLSVASFLRF from the coding sequence ATGGCTACTTTAACTAAAAATCCAGAAACCGTTTTCGCCACCGATGTGTGGTTTGAAGATAGTAAACTATATGTCCGCCTAACGGATGGTCGAGAGGTTGGTGTACCTATTGATTGGTATCCCTGCTTACGAGACGCTTCCGAAGTAGATCTCAACAATTGGCGATTTATAGGCCGAGGGCAAGGTATTCATTGGGAAGCTCTTGATGAAGATTTATCGGTAGCAAGTTTCTTACGATTCTAA
- a CDS encoding GNAT family N-acetyltransferase, producing the protein MDQKLTFRLATENDLLTIIKLLADDALGALRENIELPLSENYTKAFFRISNDFNQELTVAEINGEIVGTFHISFIQYLTHQGGLRAQIEAVRVHSAYRGNGLGTRLFSYAINRATEKGCHMIQLITDKKRPRAIQFYETLGFIATNEGMKLRLA; encoded by the coding sequence ATGGATCAAAAACTTACCTTTCGCTTAGCCACCGAGAACGATCTACTCACCATCATCAAACTACTCGCCGACGATGCCTTGGGTGCCTTGCGGGAAAACATAGAACTGCCTCTTTCAGAGAACTATACCAAGGCATTTTTCCGCATCTCAAACGATTTTAATCAAGAGTTAACCGTTGCTGAAATCAATGGCGAAATCGTTGGCACGTTCCATATATCGTTTATCCAATACCTCACACATCAGGGCGGATTGCGAGCGCAGATTGAAGCTGTTCGCGTGCATTCAGCCTACCGCGGCAATGGGCTCGGAACCCGGCTTTTTAGCTATGCCATTAACCGGGCTACAGAAAAAGGCTGCCATATGATCCAATTGATAACGGATAAGAAACGACCCAGAGCTATTCAATTCTATGAAACGCTGGGTTTCATAGCAACAAACGAAGGCATGAAACTTAGGTTAGCATAG